The genome window CACGATCCGATATTTTACCGCTAAGCTGCTTGTGAATTGGAACCGAAATCGCATACTGGTTGTTCTCACACATAATAATGACAGGCAACTTGTGTACACCTGCAAAGTTGGCTCCCTCATGGAAGTCACCCTGGTTGCTTGATCCTTCACCAAACGTAACAAAAGAAACAAATTCCTGCTTCTTCATTTTGGCAGCCAATGCAAACCCGACAGCGTGCGGAACCTGTGTTGTAACCGGGCTGGAGCCCGTCACAATCCGCAGCTTTTTGTGACCGAAGTGACCCGGCATTTGCCGGCCGCCACTATTCGGATCTTCCGCTTTTGCAAAAGCAGACAGCATCAACTCACGCGGAGTCATGCCTACCGCCAGTACAAAACCATAATCGCGGTAATACGGTAAATAATAATCGTGATCCCGGTCCAGACCAAAAGCAGCGCCTACTTGCGCAGCCTCTTGCCCTACACCGGATACGTGAAAGTTAATTTTGCCAGCCCGTTGCAAGAGCAAGCAACGCTCGTCAAACTTGCGTGCGAGCAGCATGTATTTGTACATATCCAATACTTCACCATCGCTAAGTCCCAGCTGTTGATGCCGGTGGACCGCGTCTGCAGTACCTTGTGAACTCATATGAGGTACCTCCTTTTAATCAGAGCCTGTGCCACTCTTACTACCCGATCTTATAACCTGGTACTAAGACTTGGCTTAACCTTATTATAATCCCTTTTACCCAAAAAAGGAAAGAACCTTTCTCATAAGCCTCTTTGGCTTACATTCCAATGGCCTTTCCATCGACCGCCAGCATGGCTTCACCCATGATTTCCGACAGAGAAGGGTGCGGATGAATGGTTTGTCCGACTTCCCAAGGTGTGGCATCCAGCATCTGAGCCAGTGAAGCCTCAGCGATCAATTCAGTCACATGGGTGCCAATCATATGTACCCCCAATATATCATTCGTCTTGGCATCTGCGATCACCTTCACGAATCCATCACGACTTCCGTGAATGAGCGATTTGCCAATCGCCTGAAACGGGAACTTGCCTGTTTTAATGTCATAGCCACGTTCTTTGGCTTCACGCTCGGTGAATCCAATGCTTGCTGCTTCCGGACGTGTGTACACACATCGCGGTATACGGTGAGATTCAACGGCATGTACCGTTTCCCCTGCCAAATGATTGACAGCGAGAATGCCTTCATGACTTGCCGCGTGCGCAAGCTGTAGACCACCAATGCAGTCGCCAATAGCGTAGATGTGACTTTCACCGGTCTGTAGCTGTTTGTTCACAGCAATGAAGCCATGCTCCAGCTTGATATCCGTATTTTCGAGTCCGATATTTTCGACATTGGCCTGACGTCCAACCGACACGAGCATTTTCTCCGCTTTCAGCGTTTCCTGCTTTTCGTCACCAAGCTGCACATCAATCTGGATGCCATCTGTATCCGTGCTATAGGTTTCCGTTAGCACTTTGGCTCCTGTCAGGAAACGAACCCCCCGCTTACCAAGCAATCGTTGCATCTCTCTTGCAACATCCTCATCCTCTGCAGGCAGCACGTGAGCAGCAGCTTCTACCACCGTGATGTCTACACCAAAGTCATTCAGCATGGATGCCCACTCCAGTCCAATCACACCACCGCCGACAATAATAAGTGATGCAGGAAGCTCGTCCATACGCAGTGCTTCGTCACTGCTCATAATAAACTTGCCATCCGGTTCCAGCCCTGGCAGCACACGTGGACGTGAACCAGTAGCAATAATGAGATTGGTCGGCACAACCGTATCCATCTCCCCATCTTCAAACTCTACAGCGACCGCTCCGCTCTGCGGGGAGAAGATGGAAGGTCCGATCACGCGACCGTTCGCGTGTACGACCTGGATTTTATTTTTTTTCATCAAATATTGAACGCCCTGATGGAGCTGCTCCACAATCGCATCCTTACGCGCCTGTACTTTGGGAAATACAAGTGTGGCTCCAGCTGTCTCAATACCATACGTCTCGCTCTCCTGAATCTCGGCGTACACTTCCGCGCTTTTCAGCAAAGCTTTGCTCGGAATACACCCACGATGCAGACAGGTTCCGCCGAGCTTGTCCTTCTCAATAATAACGACCTGTTTTCCTAGCTGTGCAGCTCGGATTGCGGCTACATATCCACCAGTTCCTCCTCCAAGAATTGCTACATCACATGTAATTGGCATCTCTCATGCTCTCCTCTATGAATCAAATTTCAGTATCATTTATGATGGCTTGAATCATGGTTTGGAATATACCCTCTATATGCCATTGTACTCTCCTTGAGCGGTCAACTCAAAGTTTGAACCAATCACACATGGACAGCCCAAGCATTCCAAGCTATGATGGAATCAGGTATGATCTGTAAGCGTAACCTTTATTTAATGTCGACTTTGGCAGAAAGGGTATAATGCTCATGAATACAAGATTGGTATTTGCGCGATTTTTGGCGATTGTTGTTCTGGTCATCCCCGGTTTAATGGCAATGAAGGGTTTTCTGATGATGAAAGACGCCCTGTTCCTATATTATGCCGAGCACGGGAACGAACTGATTTCACCAGGATTCCAGTGGCTTTCCTTTGGCGGTGGACTTGTCCTGTTTGCCGCAGGTATGAGTTTTCTGGGAGGCTGGATCTTGTTCCGTGACCGCAAGCGTAATTATGTAGGTCCCCGTTTCCGATCCAAAAATGTACCCGAAAAAGCAGAGACGCCCGGAGGGACTCGTTGAGTCCGGGCTTTTTGTGTGTTTTTACAACACACAGCCTACTTTACATAGACAGGATGGATCATCATGGTATCATTTTTAATCACGTTACAACGACTACTCAAAGGCATTTTCCATGCGTTCAAAGACCCCAAGTTTCTGGCTTTGTTCGCGTTAACGGCAGCAACGTTGCTGTCAGGCACTTTGTTTTACACTCGTGTTGAAGGTTTGCACTGGATCGATGCATTATACTTCTGTGCGGTTACTCTGACTACGGTTGGACATCCTGAATTTGTGCCATCCACCGGATTCAGTAAAGCCTTTACTGTCATCTACATGTTTGCAGGCATAGGTCTCACCTTTGCCATGATTGCCAGAATTACAGCAGGTATTCTATTCCCTCGCAAATTAAAGACAGA of Paenibacillus sp. FSL R5-0517 contains these proteins:
- a CDS encoding thiamine pyrophosphate-dependent dehydrogenase E1 component subunit alpha, whose product is MSSQGTADAVHRHQQLGLSDGEVLDMYKYMLLARKFDERCLLLQRAGKINFHVSGVGQEAAQVGAAFGLDRDHDYYLPYYRDYGFVLAVGMTPRELMLSAFAKAEDPNSGGRQMPGHFGHKKLRIVTGSSPVTTQVPHAVGFALAAKMKKQEFVSFVTFGEGSSNQGDFHEGANFAGVHKLPVIIMCENNQYAISVPIHKQLSGKISDRALGYGFPGLRVDGNDALEVYAAVKEARQRAIAGEGPTLIEAMMYRLSPHSTSDNDLAYRTKEEVEENWKKDGVLRMKNYLIDCGIWDDARDADLASQLALEMKEATEYADNAPYPKPEDTLTHVYADSEEGGR
- the lpdA gene encoding dihydrolipoyl dehydrogenase, which codes for MPITCDVAILGGGTGGYVAAIRAAQLGKQVVIIEKDKLGGTCLHRGCIPSKALLKSAEVYAEIQESETYGIETAGATLVFPKVQARKDAIVEQLHQGVQYLMKKNKIQVVHANGRVIGPSIFSPQSGAVAVEFEDGEMDTVVPTNLIIATGSRPRVLPGLEPDGKFIMSSDEALRMDELPASLIIVGGGVIGLEWASMLNDFGVDITVVEAAAHVLPAEDEDVAREMQRLLGKRGVRFLTGAKVLTETYSTDTDGIQIDVQLGDEKQETLKAEKMLVSVGRQANVENIGLENTDIKLEHGFIAVNKQLQTGESHIYAIGDCIGGLQLAHAASHEGILAVNHLAGETVHAVESHRIPRCVYTRPEAASIGFTEREAKERGYDIKTGKFPFQAIGKSLIHGSRDGFVKVIADAKTNDILGVHMIGTHVTELIAEASLAQMLDATPWEVGQTIHPHPSLSEIMGEAMLAVDGKAIGM
- a CDS encoding DUF2627 domain-containing protein, with translation MLMNTRLVFARFLAIVVLVIPGLMAMKGFLMMKDALFLYYAEHGNELISPGFQWLSFGGGLVLFAAGMSFLGGWILFRDRKRNYVGPRFRSKNVPEKAETPGGTR
- a CDS encoding potassium channel family protein, whose amino-acid sequence is MVSFLITLQRLLKGIFHAFKDPKFLALFALTAATLLSGTLFYTRVEGLHWIDALYFCAVTLTTVGHPEFVPSTGFSKAFTVIYMFAGIGLTFAMIARITAGILFPRKLKTEEDPE